One stretch of Thermoproteales archaeon DNA includes these proteins:
- a CDS encoding TldD/PmbA family protein, translating to MVRRERIREIIEYGIETALDLGAYQVEGFGYTGKETRIYVRKRQVSSSVNLISGIAFRIATRNNVGFSYTTSLSEKAVKRAVENALSNAKAKGEDKNFKSLPEPIKTAELGARFDEAISSLTIKDLIEFYEKAKDIVERNKSLVMVAGLLSAAHANMYVINSLGLDHQEEKTILIAYTYAGYLKELPPATGGWDIVVNKLTEFDPDFLGEKTAEDAKRAIGAKNIEFSGESSVIFEPAAINTLFFIFAREIAANNVDRGATPFGLDKINLKVANENLIIIDNARYGRNAFISSRDHEGVPTRENVIVDKGILKKHLTDYYFALKWGVEPTGNAWRTSGSSLANILSNEPTISPSFLMIRGDEERSLEDLISGVDHGFLVRDVMGVHMSDFSSGKFSVPVFGWLIENGEVKHPVRNLMISGTMPSVLENCIGVSKEKEIHYFPLPGEYPHLLVKSMTATASKQPLKFRLIMKLLNLMIKLGLYRNPIAY from the coding sequence ATGGTTAGACGGGAAAGAATTAGAGAAATTATCGAATACGGCATTGAAACCGCTTTAGACCTAGGAGCTTATCAAGTTGAGGGATTCGGTTATACCGGCAAGGAAACAAGAATTTATGTAAGGAAGAGACAAGTATCCTCGTCCGTTAATTTAATCTCTGGAATAGCTTTCAGAATTGCGACAAGGAATAATGTAGGATTTTCCTATACGACAAGCCTAAGCGAGAAAGCTGTTAAGCGCGCTGTTGAAAACGCGCTTTCCAATGCTAAAGCTAAAGGCGAAGATAAGAATTTCAAATCTCTTCCAGAACCTATCAAAACGGCAGAGCTTGGAGCGAGGTTTGATGAGGCAATTTCATCTCTCACAATTAAGGATTTAATAGAGTTTTACGAGAAAGCAAAAGATATTGTAGAAAGAAATAAATCTCTAGTAATGGTAGCAGGTCTTTTAAGCGCAGCACATGCGAACATGTATGTTATAAATAGCCTCGGCTTAGATCATCAAGAAGAAAAAACAATATTAATCGCTTACACTTACGCTGGCTATTTGAAAGAACTGCCTCCCGCTACTGGAGGTTGGGACATTGTTGTCAACAAGCTCACAGAATTCGACCCAGATTTTCTCGGAGAGAAAACTGCTGAAGATGCAAAGAGAGCTATAGGAGCAAAAAACATTGAATTTTCGGGGGAAAGCAGCGTCATTTTCGAGCCCGCTGCTATTAACACGCTCTTCTTCATCTTTGCAAGAGAAATAGCAGCTAACAACGTAGATAGAGGTGCTACTCCCTTCGGCTTAGACAAGATAAACCTTAAAGTCGCAAATGAAAACTTAATCATAATAGACAACGCGCGATACGGAAGAAACGCATTTATAAGCTCAAGAGATCACGAAGGAGTTCCTACGCGGGAAAACGTTATAGTTGATAAAGGCATATTGAAAAAGCATTTAACCGACTATTACTTCGCTTTGAAATGGGGCGTAGAACCTACAGGAAACGCTTGGAGAACAAGCGGATCTTCTCTAGCAAATATATTATCTAATGAGCCTACAATATCTCCAAGCTTTCTAATGATCAGGGGAGATGAGGAACGTTCTCTTGAAGACTTGATAAGCGGAGTGGATCATGGTTTTCTCGTGAGAGATGTGATGGGTGTTCACATGTCAGATTTTTCAAGCGGCAAGTTCAGCGTCCCCGTGTTTGGATGGCTGATAGAGAATGGCGAAGTGAAGCATCCTGTTAGGAATTTAATGATTAGTGGGACAATGCCTAGCGTTTTAGAAAATTGTATCGGAGTTTCAAAAGAAAAAGAAATACATTATTTCCCACTGCCTGGTGAATATCCCCATCTGCTGGTAAAATCCATGACAGCTACGGCTAGCAAACAACCTCTCAAGTTTAGGCTGATAATGAAGCTGCTGAATTTGATGATAAAACTTGGTCTCTACAGGAACCCGATAGCTTATTAG